In one window of Polaromonas naphthalenivorans CJ2 DNA:
- a CDS encoding antitoxin → MNQIAEKTFDPQGETPARQVRLFRNGANQAVRIPREFELAGTQAMMRKVGNSLVIELLPVEYPRGSPQAFLQALDEIAKLGPCDDEFPDVDAGMLPLDDIVL, encoded by the coding sequence ATGAATCAAATCGCTGAAAAAACCTTTGACCCCCAAGGTGAAACGCCAGCCCGCCAGGTCAGGCTGTTTCGCAACGGCGCCAACCAGGCGGTGCGAATTCCCCGTGAATTCGAGTTGGCCGGAACACAAGCCATGATGCGCAAGGTGGGAAATTCGCTGGTCATAGAGCTGTTGCCAGTGGAGTACCCCCGAGGTTCTCCGCAGGCTTTTTTACAGGCGCTCGACGAAATTGCCAAACTCGGCCCCTGCGACGACGAATTCCCCGATGTGGACGCTGGCATGCTGCCGCTTGACGACATCGTGCTGTGA
- a CDS encoding type II toxin-antitoxin system VapC family toxin: MSTAAKTAPSAAAGIFLLDTNIISDLMKGEPSLAARRGREAVAQGRVASVCTSVIVQCELMFGLLKRPSLRLQAAYDLEIARLQVEPLTEAVPPIYARLRAQLEAKGTPIGPNDALIAAHAMALNATLVSADAEFLRVPGLRVENWLAEEST, translated from the coding sequence GTGAGTACGGCAGCGAAGACAGCCCCCAGCGCGGCAGCAGGCATTTTTCTGCTCGACACCAACATCATCAGCGACCTCATGAAAGGCGAACCCAGCCTGGCAGCCCGGCGTGGCCGCGAGGCGGTTGCGCAAGGCAGGGTGGCTTCGGTTTGCACCAGCGTGATCGTGCAGTGCGAACTGATGTTCGGCCTCCTGAAACGGCCCTCTCTTCGGCTGCAAGCTGCCTACGATCTTGAAATTGCCCGTTTGCAGGTTGAACCACTCACCGAGGCGGTGCCTCCAATTTACGCCCGCTTGCGCGCGCAGCTTGAAGCCAAAGGCACGCCCATAGGCCCCAACGACGCCTTGATTGCCGCCCATGCCATGGCCCTGAATGCCACGCTGGTCAGTGCCGATGCCGAGTTTCTGCGCGTGCCGGGCTTGCGGGTCGAGAACTGGCTGGCGGAGGAAAGCACATGA
- the serB gene encoding phosphoserine phosphatase SerB, with the protein MNPIEHSPGLVVNIATPDLKLRDFKLIAFDMDSTLINIECVDEIADAVGRKAEVAAITEAAMRGEITDFKDSLRRRVALLKGVSMASMDEVYRERLKLNPGAAELVRACKDAGMKILLVSGGFTYFTDRVKGLLDIDFTRSNVLEVRDGLLTGKMIDQSWGDICDGEEKRRMLIQTCGQLGINPLQAIAMGDGANDLPMMGAAGLSVAYHAKPKVREQAMVAINAGGLDRLLELMR; encoded by the coding sequence ATGAACCCCATCGAACACTCCCCCGGCCTCGTCGTCAACATCGCCACGCCCGACCTCAAGCTCCGCGACTTCAAGCTGATCGCCTTCGACATGGACTCGACGCTGATCAACATCGAATGCGTCGATGAAATCGCCGATGCCGTGGGCCGCAAGGCCGAAGTCGCCGCCATCACCGAAGCCGCAATGCGCGGCGAGATCACCGACTTCAAGGACAGCCTGCGCCGGCGCGTGGCGCTGCTCAAGGGCGTGAGCATGGCCAGCATGGACGAGGTGTACCGCGAGCGCCTCAAGCTCAACCCCGGCGCGGCCGAACTGGTGCGCGCCTGCAAGGACGCGGGCATGAAGATTTTGCTGGTCAGCGGCGGCTTCACCTATTTCACCGACCGCGTGAAGGGCCTGCTGGACATCGACTTCACGCGCTCGAACGTGCTGGAAGTCAGGGACGGCCTGCTGACCGGCAAGATGATCGATCAATCCTGGGGCGACATCTGCGACGGCGAGGAAAAGCGCCGCATGCTGATCCAGACCTGCGGCCAGCTGGGCATCAACCCGCTGCAGGCGATTGCCATGGGCGACGGCGCCAACGACCTGCCGATGATGGGCGCGGCCGGCCTGTCAGTGGCCTACCACGCCAAGCCGAAAGTGCGCGAGCAGGCGATGGTGGCGATCAACGCGGGCGGGCTGGACCGGCTGCTGGAGTTGATGAGGTAG
- a CDS encoding DUF3422 family protein has product MILSPPPASLAASFLPPDDPLRVKLHNEVHARPSARVRLPALIIYVAVLNAGVTREQERDHLSRLPGQQELPLDSLHGNFLRLRFEGYTVKWERHTEFTRYSIVQPLPADAQLGASDPELLSDPVVTPDWLRGIPGHTVAAIQMAMVHGDLSDERVLMGQAQAWFGGRTVVASQLGNGHSWAVTEFCIGADGFERMLVIAPADMSETRASRVSQRLLEIETYRLMALRGLPVSKQLAPLLGEAERQLSEITARLENKAASDQELLDTLVSLAARVERAIAEHGYRFSATRAYDMLVGQRITELREKAIPGTQTIGEFMQRRLSPAMSTVAATAQRLASLSERVSRTSALLRTRVDIATESQNQLLLEKLTRGQELQLRLQSTVEGLSIAAISYYVISLLLYGGKAAKAAGAPVNPEMLVGAAIPLVLWLVWRNIRRIHAKLHGGD; this is encoded by the coding sequence ATGATCCTCAGCCCGCCGCCAGCTTCCCTTGCCGCCAGTTTTCTGCCGCCTGACGACCCCTTGCGTGTCAAGCTGCACAACGAGGTGCATGCTCGGCCCTCGGCCCGCGTGCGGCTGCCGGCCCTCATCATCTACGTGGCCGTGCTCAACGCGGGCGTGACGCGCGAGCAGGAGCGCGACCATCTGAGTCGCCTGCCCGGGCAGCAGGAATTGCCGCTGGACAGCCTGCACGGCAACTTCCTGCGTCTGCGCTTTGAGGGTTACACGGTCAAATGGGAGCGGCACACCGAGTTCACCCGTTACTCCATCGTGCAGCCGCTGCCCGCCGACGCACAGCTGGGGGCTTCGGACCCGGAGTTGCTGTCTGACCCGGTCGTCACGCCTGACTGGCTGCGCGGCATTCCCGGGCATACCGTGGCGGCCATCCAGATGGCCATGGTTCACGGGGATCTTTCCGACGAGCGGGTGCTGATGGGACAGGCGCAGGCCTGGTTCGGCGGGCGGACCGTGGTGGCTTCGCAACTGGGCAACGGGCACTCGTGGGCGGTGACTGAATTCTGCATCGGGGCCGACGGCTTTGAGCGCATGCTGGTGATCGCGCCGGCGGACATGTCCGAGACGCGCGCCAGCCGCGTCTCGCAGCGTCTGCTGGAGATTGAAACCTACCGCCTGATGGCGCTGCGCGGCCTGCCCGTGTCCAAGCAGCTGGCGCCCCTGCTGGGCGAGGCCGAACGACAGCTGTCGGAAATCACGGCGCGGCTGGAGAACAAGGCGGCGTCCGACCAGGAACTGCTGGACACGCTGGTGTCGCTGGCAGCTCGCGTGGAGCGCGCCATCGCCGAGCATGGTTACCGCTTCTCGGCCACGCGCGCCTACGACATGCTGGTGGGCCAGCGCATCACCGAGCTGCGCGAAAAAGCAATTCCGGGGACGCAGACCATCGGCGAGTTCATGCAGCGCCGCCTGTCGCCAGCCATGTCCACGGTGGCGGCCACGGCGCAGCGCCTGGCGTCGTTGTCCGAACGCGTTTCGCGCACCAGTGCGCTGCTGCGCACCCGGGTGGACATTGCCACCGAAAGCCAGAACCAGCTGCTGCTGGAAAAGCTCACGCGCGGGCAAGAGCTGCAGCTGCGCCTGCAATCAACGGTGGAAGGCCTGTCGATTGCCGCCATCTCGTACTACGTGATCAGCCTGCTGCTCTACGGCGGCAAGGCGGCCAAGGCGGCGGGCGCGCCGGTCAACCCTGAAATGCTGGTCGGCGCCGCGATTCCGCTGGTGCTGTGGCTGGTGTGGCGCAACATCCGGCGCATCCATGCCAAGCTGCATGGCGGGGATTGA
- a CDS encoding HNH endonuclease, which translates to MSSLRHLRIKMYKTVARQLHGVVPCWVCGEHVTPEAATLEHIQALSEGGNSHAENLAISHEVCNGQRHASGRVPVSSTAPGQVQRRLTVAPADGAS; encoded by the coding sequence ATGAGCAGTTTGCGACACCTCCGTATCAAGATGTACAAAACCGTGGCCCGCCAGCTGCATGGCGTGGTGCCTTGCTGGGTCTGCGGCGAACACGTCACGCCCGAGGCGGCGACGCTGGAACACATCCAGGCCCTGAGCGAGGGCGGTAACAGCCATGCCGAGAACCTGGCCATCAGCCACGAGGTCTGTAACGGCCAGCGCCACGCGTCGGGCCGGGTTCCGGTCTCCAGCACGGCGCCGGGGCAGGTGCAAAGGCGGCTGACGGTCGCTCCTGCCGATGGCGCATCCTGA
- the bfr gene encoding bacterioferritin: protein MKGDAQVIFFLQAQLKNELTAINQYFVHYRMFKHWGLDKLAKKEYEESIGEMKHADRLMDRLFMLDALPNLQDLGKLMIGEDVLEALSSDLALETGAQATVKDGMAHCESVRDYVSRDLLQDILNDTEEHIDFLETQIELAAKVGIQNYLQSQMGEIS, encoded by the coding sequence ATGAAGGGCGACGCACAAGTCATTTTTTTCCTGCAGGCCCAGCTCAAGAATGAGCTGACGGCCATCAACCAGTATTTTGTGCATTACCGCATGTTCAAGCACTGGGGACTGGACAAGCTGGCCAAGAAGGAATACGAGGAATCCATCGGCGAGATGAAGCACGCCGACCGGCTGATGGACCGCCTGTTCATGCTGGACGCCCTGCCCAACCTTCAGGATCTGGGCAAGCTGATGATCGGCGAGGATGTGCTCGAAGCACTGAGTAGCGACCTGGCGCTTGAAACCGGCGCTCAGGCGACCGTCAAGGACGGCATGGCGCATTGCGAAAGCGTGCGCGACTATGTCTCGCGCGATTTGCTGCAGGACATCCTGAATGACACCGAGGAGCACATCGACTTCCTCGAAACCCAGATCGAGCTGGCCGCCAAGGTCGGCATCCAGAACTACCTGCAAAGCCAGATGGGCGAGATCAGCTAG
- a CDS encoding TonB-dependent receptor has translation MAHPSARPARTRRTAASRTSHAGNPSSNDLRPSPLSSERALLPLGALMLAASFGSWAQTSMTPDKTLKTVTVTETAEAPEGKDSLRATETTIGKGKQKLRDIPQSITVVTEKLIDDRNLDTFKEALKNTSGISFVAAEGGESDIKLRGFSLAATGDIFADGIRDPAFYDRDTFNLDRLEVMRGSASMLFGRGSTGGAVNQVSKAPRLIDEHQVDLTLGSHDYRRVVGDFNLKTGESAALRINAMVTTADNDGLGNSLDKKGLAAAYRWGIGERDEFSVSIYSLDNKNGVNYGLPWIKPTSTSPDSATTILPVDPKTYYGLASDYNDGSANYATLSHLHRFDDGSELKTQLRKGVYTRDQRASTVRRSPTTTSLETLNPNTVFTRNSQPKIQDLNTVFVQSDFSSKFNALGVQHEILTGVDLAQEKKTVYAARTPAQGGVTNTKPPTTFGTPSDGAWFDESSRVLRLNNHYESTGWGVYAQDMIQVAPHWKVLAGLRYDSLVGDYDSYTVNPDVKTSYKMKVSEWSQRLGLLYQPNDLHSYHVSAATSFNTSGDAYSLSSANVNIDPEKSINLELGAKLDSADKRFTTRLALFRSTKLHERNTDPLVTNLVTLSGKRHAIGAEVDFSGRLTPAWEIYGSFMWIPSAKIDIGVAGSEGQGTRPSNTPKVSGTFWNTYQINQQWRVGAGLNFRGKQTPIRNPGWEVDSYVTGDLMAEYKVSENFIVKANLSNVTNKLYADQLYTGHYIPGPGRLFQVTGSIKF, from the coding sequence TTGGCACACCCTTCCGCACGCCCTGCCCGCACCCGGCGCACCGCCGCATCCCGTACCAGCCACGCCGGCAATCCTTCATCCAATGACTTGCGGCCAAGCCCCTTGTCTTCTGAACGGGCGCTGCTGCCTTTGGGCGCGCTGATGCTGGCCGCTTCATTCGGCAGCTGGGCCCAGACCAGCATGACGCCGGACAAGACACTGAAGACGGTGACCGTGACCGAGACGGCCGAAGCACCCGAAGGAAAAGATTCCCTGCGCGCCACCGAGACGACCATCGGCAAGGGCAAGCAAAAACTGCGCGATATTCCGCAGTCGATCACCGTCGTCACCGAAAAGCTGATCGATGACCGCAACCTGGACACCTTCAAGGAAGCGCTGAAAAACACCTCCGGCATTTCTTTCGTCGCGGCGGAAGGCGGCGAGTCGGACATCAAGCTGCGCGGCTTCTCATTGGCCGCCACCGGCGACATTTTTGCCGACGGCATACGCGACCCGGCTTTTTATGACCGTGATACCTTCAACCTGGACCGCCTGGAAGTCATGCGCGGATCAGCCTCGATGCTGTTTGGCCGGGGCTCCACGGGCGGCGCAGTCAACCAGGTCAGCAAGGCCCCGCGCCTGATCGACGAGCACCAGGTCGATCTGACGCTGGGCAGCCATGACTATCGCCGCGTGGTCGGCGACTTCAACCTGAAAACCGGCGAAAGCGCCGCGCTGCGGATCAATGCCATGGTCACCACGGCGGACAACGACGGGCTGGGCAACAGCCTTGACAAAAAGGGGCTGGCCGCCGCCTACCGCTGGGGCATCGGCGAGCGCGACGAGTTTTCCGTGAGCATCTACAGCCTGGACAACAAAAACGGCGTCAACTACGGCCTGCCGTGGATCAAGCCGACCAGCACTTCGCCAGATTCGGCCACTACCATCCTGCCAGTGGACCCCAAAACTTACTATGGGCTGGCCAGCGACTACAACGACGGCAGCGCGAACTACGCCACGCTGTCGCATCTGCATCGGTTCGACGATGGCAGCGAACTCAAAACACAGCTGCGAAAAGGTGTTTACACCCGCGACCAGAGAGCGAGCACGGTGCGCCGGTCTCCCACCACGACCAGTTTGGAAACTTTAAATCCGAATACCGTTTTTACGAGAAATTCACAGCCGAAGATTCAGGATCTGAATACAGTGTTTGTCCAGAGCGATTTCAGCAGCAAGTTCAATGCGCTCGGCGTGCAGCATGAAATTTTGACCGGAGTGGACCTGGCGCAGGAAAAGAAAACTGTTTATGCCGCCCGCACACCCGCGCAAGGTGGTGTGACCAACACAAAACCACCCACCACATTTGGAACGCCTAGTGACGGTGCATGGTTCGACGAAAGCTCGCGCGTCCTGCGACTCAATAATCACTATGAATCAACCGGCTGGGGCGTCTATGCCCAGGACATGATTCAGGTGGCGCCGCACTGGAAAGTGTTGGCAGGGCTGCGCTACGACAGTTTGGTAGGTGACTATGACAGTTATACAGTTAACCCTGACGTCAAAACCAGCTACAAAATGAAAGTGTCCGAGTGGAGCCAGCGCCTGGGCCTGCTGTACCAGCCGAACGACCTGCACTCCTACCATGTGTCGGCCGCAACCTCGTTCAATACTTCCGGCGATGCTTATTCATTAAGCTCAGCCAATGTGAACATCGACCCCGAGAAAAGCATCAACCTCGAACTGGGCGCCAAGCTGGACTCGGCCGATAAGCGCTTCACCACGCGGCTGGCGCTGTTCAGGTCCACCAAGCTGCATGAGCGCAACACCGACCCGCTGGTCACAAACCTGGTCACGCTTTCCGGCAAGCGCCATGCCATCGGCGCGGAAGTCGATTTCAGCGGCCGCCTGACCCCGGCATGGGAAATTTATGGCTCCTTCATGTGGATTCCGAGCGCCAAGATCGACATCGGCGTTGCGGGCTCCGAAGGACAGGGCACGCGCCCGTCGAACACGCCAAAAGTCAGCGGCACCTTCTGGAATACCTACCAGATCAATCAGCAGTGGCGAGTTGGCGCCGGCCTGAACTTTCGTGGCAAGCAAACCCCCATCCGCAACCCTGGCTGGGAAGTGGACAGCTACGTCACGGGCGACCTGATGGCCGAATACAAGGTTAGCGAGAACTTCATCGTCAAGGCCAACCTGAGCAATGTGACCAACAAGCTGTACGCAGACCAGTTGTACACCGGCCATTACATTCCCGGCCCAGGACGCTTGTTCCAGGTCACGGGAAGTATCAAGTTCTAA
- a CDS encoding Fe2+-dependent dioxygenase, whose amino-acid sequence MLLTLPNLLSPADLLAARALLSAAPWADGRATAGIQAAQVKNNEQLPSDCEATRAIQAMVMKGLDGSPVFFSAALPKKMFPPRINRYGGDSNFYGNHVDNAIRAVPNSPQRVRTDISCTVFLNDPGDYDGGELTIADTYGEQRVKLPAGHAVLYPGTSLHQVRPVTRGHRLACFFWIESLVRGDDQRRLLYELDMNLLRLRERHGETAETTALTGTYHNLLRMWADT is encoded by the coding sequence ATGCTGCTGACCCTTCCCAATCTCCTTTCCCCTGCGGACCTGCTGGCCGCGCGCGCGCTGCTGTCGGCGGCGCCCTGGGCCGATGGCCGCGCCACGGCCGGCATCCAGGCCGCGCAGGTCAAGAACAATGAACAGCTTCCCTCCGATTGCGAGGCGACGCGCGCCATTCAGGCAATGGTGATGAAAGGGCTTGATGGCAGCCCGGTCTTTTTTTCCGCCGCGCTGCCGAAAAAGATGTTTCCGCCGCGCATCAACCGATACGGCGGCGACAGCAATTTTTACGGCAACCATGTTGACAATGCCATCCGCGCCGTTCCCAACAGCCCGCAGCGCGTGCGCACCGACATCTCCTGCACGGTATTTTTGAACGACCCCGGCGACTATGACGGCGGCGAACTCACCATTGCCGACACGTATGGAGAGCAGCGCGTCAAGCTGCCGGCCGGGCATGCCGTGCTGTATCCGGGCACCAGCCTGCACCAGGTCCGGCCGGTGACGCGCGGGCACCGGCTGGCCTGCTTTTTCTGGATCGAAAGCCTGGTGCGCGGCGATGACCAGCGGCGCCTGCTTTATGAACTCGACATGAACCTGCTGCGCCTGCGCGAGCGGCATGGCGAAACCGCCGAGACGACGGCATTGACCGGCACCTACCACAACCTGCTGCGCATGTGGGCCGACACATGA
- a CDS encoding alpha-hydroxy acid oxidase, translating to MSAAPGRPKQARTAAREGEGIPVVAAPLSVEQIPAGVVTLADHEAHARSRLDDNAWAYFSGGAGDEITLRANCSAWSERLLHPRVLQPLAGGHTRIELLGRTLAHPVFLAPVAYQRMAHAGGEVASAYAASALGAGMVLSTQASMPLETVAQAIAGDPQRGPLWFQLYIQPDRGFTRELVQRAEQAGYEALVLTVDAPASGARDRERRANFHLPAHVSAVNLAGLAPPPQVALQPGQSALFDGLLVNTPTWDDVAWLQSITRLPVLLKGILHPGDARQAAVLQVAGIIASNHGGRTLDTAPATASVLPRIVQAVAGELPVLVDGGIRRGTDILKAMALGASAVLVGRPYIHGLANAGALGVAHVLRLLRDELEIAMALCGCRTLAQATPEILFKPD from the coding sequence ATGAGCGCCGCGCCGGGCCGCCCCAAGCAAGCTCGCACCGCAGCCCGTGAGGGCGAAGGTATTCCAGTGGTCGCGGCGCCGCTGTCCGTGGAGCAGATTCCAGCCGGCGTCGTCACCCTCGCCGACCATGAAGCGCATGCACGGAGCCGGCTTGACGACAACGCCTGGGCCTACTTCAGCGGCGGCGCGGGCGATGAGATCACGCTGCGCGCCAACTGCAGCGCCTGGAGCGAGCGCCTGCTGCATCCGCGCGTGCTGCAGCCGCTGGCCGGCGGCCACACGCGCATCGAGTTGCTGGGCCGGACATTGGCGCACCCTGTTTTTCTGGCGCCCGTGGCCTATCAGCGCATGGCGCATGCGGGCGGCGAAGTGGCCAGCGCCTACGCGGCCTCGGCGCTGGGTGCCGGCATGGTGCTGAGCACCCAGGCCAGCATGCCGCTGGAGACGGTGGCGCAGGCCATCGCGGGCGACCCGCAGCGTGGCCCGCTGTGGTTCCAACTCTACATCCAGCCTGACCGGGGCTTTACCCGCGAACTGGTGCAGCGCGCCGAGCAGGCCGGCTACGAAGCGCTGGTGCTGACGGTCGATGCGCCGGCCAGCGGCGCGCGCGACCGTGAAAGGCGCGCGAATTTCCATTTGCCCGCGCATGTGTCTGCAGTCAACCTGGCCGGTCTGGCGCCCCCGCCGCAAGTGGCCCTGCAGCCGGGCCAGAGCGCGCTGTTCGATGGTTTGCTGGTCAACACCCCGACCTGGGACGATGTCGCCTGGCTGCAATCCATCACGCGCCTGCCGGTGTTGCTGAAAGGCATTTTGCATCCCGGCGACGCGCGCCAGGCCGCCGTCTTGCAGGTGGCCGGCATCATCGCGTCCAACCACGGCGGGCGCACGCTGGACACCGCACCGGCCACGGCCAGCGTGCTGCCGCGCATCGTGCAGGCCGTGGCCGGCGAATTGCCGGTGCTGGTCGATGGCGGCATCCGTCGCGGCACGGACATCCTGAAGGCCATGGCGCTGGGCGCCAGTGCCGTGCTGGTCGGGCGGCCCTATATCCATGGCCTGGCCAATGCCGGCGCGCTGGGCGTGGCGCATGTGCTGCGCCTGCTGCGCGACGAGCTGGAAATCGCCATGGCGCTGTGCGGCTGCCGCACGCTGGCGCAGGCCACGCCCGAGATCCTGTTCAAGCCGGACTGA
- a CDS encoding imelysin family protein has product MKHLVIAASLLALFPASQTAMAQTAPAPAGVTAPAGAVSFNAVASHYAALVEASYADTLTAAKTMQQAIDAFAKSPSADSLAAARKAWLAAREFYGQTEAFRFYGGPIDDANGPEGRINAWPMDESYVDGVNSKPGSGLINKRKFAISKKALAAQNERGGEENIATGWHAIEFLLWGQDVSETGPGDRSFEDFVDGKKPNADRRRQYLTTVTELLVDDLSGVAKQWAPGVKTNYRAKFEKGGQESVRKILLGLGSLSRGELAGERLEVALNSQDQEDEHSCFSDNTHRDVVNNARGIQNVWLGEYKRADDSVLKGASLRDLVAVKDAGLAERTTKQITGSVVAAEGIQAPFDREIVGAKDAAGRLRIQKTIASLTQQSKDLAASAKAVGITRVAFDAPKK; this is encoded by the coding sequence ATGAAACATCTTGTCATCGCAGCAAGCCTGCTGGCGCTATTCCCCGCATCGCAGACCGCCATGGCCCAGACGGCCCCAGCCCCCGCCGGGGTCACGGCCCCCGCCGGCGCGGTGTCGTTCAATGCAGTGGCCTCACACTACGCGGCCCTGGTCGAAGCCAGCTATGCCGACACGCTGACCGCCGCAAAAACCATGCAACAAGCCATCGACGCCTTCGCCAAGTCGCCTTCGGCCGACAGCCTGGCAGCGGCGCGCAAGGCCTGGCTGGCGGCGCGCGAGTTCTACGGCCAGACCGAAGCCTTCCGCTTCTATGGCGGCCCGATTGACGACGCCAACGGCCCCGAAGGCCGCATCAACGCCTGGCCGATGGATGAATCGTATGTGGACGGCGTCAACAGCAAGCCCGGCAGCGGCCTGATCAACAAGCGCAAGTTCGCCATCAGCAAAAAGGCCCTAGCGGCGCAAAACGAGCGCGGCGGCGAAGAAAACATCGCCACCGGCTGGCATGCCATCGAGTTTTTGCTGTGGGGCCAGGATGTGTCGGAAACCGGACCCGGCGACCGCAGCTTTGAAGATTTTGTCGATGGCAAGAAACCCAACGCCGACCGCCGCCGCCAGTACCTGACCACGGTCACCGAACTGCTGGTTGACGACCTGAGCGGCGTGGCCAAACAGTGGGCGCCCGGGGTCAAGACCAACTACCGCGCCAAGTTTGAAAAGGGCGGCCAGGAATCAGTGCGCAAGATTCTGCTGGGCCTGGGCTCGCTGTCGCGCGGCGAGCTGGCCGGCGAACGCCTGGAAGTGGCGCTGAACAGCCAGGACCAGGAAGACGAGCATTCGTGCTTTTCCGACAACACGCACCGCGATGTGGTGAACAACGCCCGTGGCATCCAGAACGTCTGGCTGGGCGAATACAAGCGCGCCGACGACAGCGTGCTCAAAGGCGCGTCCCTGCGCGACCTCGTGGCGGTCAAGGACGCTGGTCTGGCCGAACGAACCACGAAGCAGATCACGGGCTCGGTCGTGGCCGCCGAAGGCATCCAGGCGCCGTTTGACCGTGAAATCGTCGGCGCCAAGGACGCAGCCGGGCGCTTGCGCATCCAGAAAACCATAGCCAGCCTGACGCAGCAAAGCAAGGATCTGGCGGCCTCGGCCAAGGCCGTGGGCATTACCAGAGTCGCATTCGACGCACCCAAGAAGTAA
- a CDS encoding di-heme oxidoreductase family protein, whose translation MMGIRFAAALLCASASLGMSLGIGAASPPDDEKPGGDTTVFASGRNAFSFPAANLSDEERTRFVIGNSFFKRNWVEAPASTTARDGLGPHFIARSCGGCHVTDGRGQPPQIRNRLGQDPAVGLLMRLSVPGNANPKAGVVPEPVYGDQFNNAAVQGVKPEGEVVIRYTPVSGRFADGTRYTLQQPVYSFSHLGYGPMHPGVMIGPRIAPQIIGVGLLEAIPETEILGNAARQAATPGPIKGQPNRVWDAFAGREMLGRFGWKANVASVAHQTAGAFRGDVGITSSKAPDESCTPTQTDCLKSPRGAHGEGPEIDDKTLGDVVFYQATLAPPARRNAHDAQTVHGQRLFAQAQCAACHRPDYVTTAGPFPQLTSKALNGQRIWPYTDLLLHDMGEGLADGRPDFQASGRQWKTPPLWGIGLIRDVNSHDRLLHDGRARGALEAILWHGGEAEASRQQVLKMNKAEREALVKFVESL comes from the coding sequence ATGATGGGAATACGTTTTGCCGCCGCGCTGCTCTGCGCAAGCGCCAGTCTTGGAATGAGCCTCGGCATCGGCGCGGCCAGCCCGCCGGACGATGAAAAACCCGGCGGCGACACCACCGTGTTTGCCAGCGGGCGCAATGCCTTTTCGTTCCCGGCGGCCAACCTGAGCGACGAGGAGCGCACGCGCTTTGTCATCGGCAACTCGTTTTTCAAGCGCAACTGGGTCGAGGCGCCGGCCTCCACCACGGCGCGCGACGGGCTCGGGCCGCACTTCATCGCCCGCTCCTGCGGCGGCTGCCATGTGACCGACGGACGCGGCCAGCCGCCGCAAATCCGCAACCGGCTGGGGCAAGACCCGGCGGTCGGGCTGCTGATGCGCCTGTCGGTGCCCGGCAACGCCAATCCCAAGGCCGGCGTGGTGCCCGAGCCGGTGTACGGCGACCAGTTCAACAACGCGGCGGTGCAAGGCGTCAAGCCCGAGGGCGAGGTGGTGATTCGCTACACGCCGGTCAGCGGCCGCTTTGCCGACGGCACGCGCTACACGCTGCAACAACCGGTTTACAGCTTCAGCCATCTGGGCTACGGCCCCATGCACCCCGGCGTGATGATCGGGCCGCGCATCGCGCCGCAGATCATTGGCGTGGGCCTGCTCGAAGCTATTCCCGAAACGGAGATTCTCGGCAATGCGGCCCGGCAAGCGGCCACGCCCGGCCCCATCAAGGGCCAGCCGAACCGCGTCTGGGATGCGTTTGCCGGGCGCGAAATGCTGGGCCGTTTTGGCTGGAAGGCCAACGTCGCCAGCGTGGCGCACCAGACCGCCGGCGCTTTCCGGGGCGATGTCGGCATCACCTCATCGAAGGCGCCCGACGAAAGCTGCACGCCCACCCAAACCGATTGCCTGAAGTCGCCGCGCGGCGCGCACGGCGAAGGCCCCGAAATCGACGACAAGACGCTGGGCGATGTGGTGTTCTACCAGGCCACGCTGGCGCCCCCGGCGCGCAGGAACGCACACGACGCGCAAACCGTGCACGGCCAGCGGCTGTTCGCGCAAGCGCAGTGCGCCGCCTGCCACCGGCCCGACTATGTCACCACGGCGGGGCCTTTTCCGCAGCTGACCAGCAAGGCGCTGAACGGCCAGCGCATCTGGCCCTACACCGACTTGCTGCTGCACGACATGGGCGAAGGCCTGGCCGATGGCCGGCCCGATTTCCAGGCCAGCGGCCGCCAGTGGAAAACGCCGCCCTTGTGGGGCATCGGCCTGATCCGCGATGTCAACAGCCATGACCGGCTGCTGCACGACGGCCGGGCGCGTGGCGCGCTCGAAGCTATTCTGTGGCACGGCGGCGAGGCCGAGGCCAGCCGGCAGCAGGTGCTGAAGATGAACAAGGCCGAGCGTGAGGCGCTGGTCAAATTCGTGGAGTCATTGTGA